One segment of Primulina tabacum isolate GXHZ01 chromosome 6, ASM2559414v2, whole genome shotgun sequence DNA contains the following:
- the LOC142548447 gene encoding peroxiredoxin Q, chloroplastic-like, with protein MASISLHMNHTLPSLLHAQTPKATLYQNLSLLSKSSQSQFHGLKLSNVPPLSVPSHSSMKTSVFAKVSEGSSVPPFTLKDQDGKTVSLSKFKGKPVVVYFYPGDETPGCTKQACAFRDSYEKFKKAGAEVIGISGDDAASHKQFASKYKLPFSLLCDEGNKVRKEWGVPSDLFGTLPGRQTYVLDKNGVCRLVYNNQFQPEKHIDETLKFLKSV; from the exons ATGGCTTCGATTTCACTCCATATGAATCACACTCTTCCATCTTTACtccatgctcaaaccccaaaagcTACATTGTATCAGAATTTGTCCCTCCTTTCAAAGTCTTCGCAGTCTCAGTTTCATGGCCTCAAGCTCTCCAATGTGCCTCCTCTTTCAGTTCCATCTCATTCTTCTATGAAAACTTCCGTTTTCGCTAAG GTTTCAGAAGGGTCATCGGTGCCACCGTTTACTTTGAAAGACCAAGATGGGAAGACTGTAAGTCTTTCTAAATTCAAAGGGAAGCCTGTAGTTGTTTACTTCTATCCTGGTGATGAAACCCCTGGTTGCACCAAACAG GCATGTGCCTTCAGGGACTCGTATGAGAAATTTAAGAAAGCTGGAGCAGAGGTTATTGGGATTAGTGGGGATGATGCAGCATCCCACAAG CAATTTGCCAGCAAATATAAACTTCCATTCAGCCTATTGTGCGATGAAGGAAATAAGGTTAGAAAAGAGTGGGGCGTACCCTCGGACTTATTTGGTACTCTGCCCGGGAGACAAACGTATGTTCTCGACAAGAATGGAGTGTGTCGACTGGTCTACAACAATCAGTTCCAACCCGAAAAGCACATTGACGAAACTTTGAAGTTTCTTAAATCCGTTTGA